The Bryobacteraceae bacterium genomic sequence CGGTAGGCGCGGCGAGCGTGCCGGCGGCTCGAGTGTCCGCGGTTCGGGGCATCAATGATTGATCGGCGGTCCGGGGGCGGGACTTCAGCGCAACGCGGATCCTGTGTGTGAGAGGATGGGGCATTCTCGGGATGGCCAACGAATCTGACAAGCATGACAGGGTGCCCGCAACAGCAACCGGCATTGCGATCGTGGACCTGCTTGGACTGGGCGCCGCCGGGCGCGCTGTCGTGGAAGGAGCCGCGAGGGTCCTGTCGAGATGGGTGGACTCCAAGCTTCTCGTCCGGGATGAAAAGGCCAAGATCGATCTAGAGGTTTATCGCGAAATCCGGATGGCTGAGGCAAAGGCGATCACCGAGTCGATCGCCCGGTCCAAGCCCGGGACGCTAGCCGCGGCAATGCAGCACCGAATTCTTGACCGGGAACTGCGAAAACAGATCAATATTGAGGAGGCTGTGCTTCGAGCCGCTCAGATTGCCGACGCCGAAGGGACGGCCGGCACCTCCCGGCCCGTGCCGGACGACTGGTTTGAACGATACCTAGGATATGTGGAGAATGTCTCCGATGCGCGGGTCAGGGAAATGTGGAGCACGATTCTGGCGCGGCAGTACTCGAACAACCACGCGGAGATCAGCTTACTGACGCTGGACGCACTACGGTTTCTCGAGGCGCGGCACGCGCGGGCCTTCGAAGAAGCCACGAAGTTCATCCACAGCTTCGGCTCGTTTGTCGCCAACCATCAGCTTCTGGATTCGGTGGCTGACATTGAGGCGATTGACTTTCTTTCCACGATTGGACTGTTGGAGAAGCGCTACTTCAACGACCGCAAGATACTCTACTTTCGGGATGGGTGGAGCCTTCGCTGGACTCCGCAGTCGCCAGTTCCGATGCTTGATCGAGGCGTACTCGAATACCGGTTGGATTACTCCGGGCGGGAACTCGAAAACCTTCTGCTCCCGGAACGGCTGGACATTGGGTTAGCCGACATCCACGAGTTGCTGGATCAGGGAGTGAGGCAGAGAACGCTCTCTCTGTGGGCGACTGGTTTCTCCGCGCTGTCGGATCGTGGCCATTGGCCCGATGCCCTTCCAACGATCGGGGTGGCGCCGGGCTCGATCGGAAAATTGCGTCCGAAGGATATCGTGGACAAAACAATGTTCGTGACTCACGTTTGGGATCCCGAACATGAAGGGTGGATGCGTACTTCAGCCGCGAAGCGATTCAAGATACCGCCGGAGATCGCTCAGGCCGAAACTGGGAAGAACGCTCCAGAGAAATGGGTGCGGGGAATCGACCCCGGACTCAACGACAAGCTGAAGAGACTTCCGGACTCCGCTGGTGCGTGACGGATACCAAGCCGCCTTCATCGGCGGCGCTACAGCATCGGGAGCAGGCCGGCGAAGCCGGTGTCGCACCACGTGATCGAGGGTCCGAAGAGGGTCCGGTAGCGGCGGCCGACATCGCTGTCGCGGGGCGTCTTCTCGGCGACGAGGATGTCGTGTGGGGACGAATGGGCGAGGTGGCCGAGGCCGCGCTGGAGGAGGTAGATCACGTCGAGGTCGTCGTCGGGAAGCGAGTAGCCGATGAAGATGGCGCGGTTGGCTTTGCGCAGGGCTTCCTCGGCGAGGAACCAGACGCGGGCGATGTGGGGATTGCGGTAGTCCTTGTGCTGGGTGGGCGTGATGAGCAGCGGCTCGACATCGGCGCCGCAATCGGAACAGGGGAAGCCGTGGCAGGAGTAGCGTGGTTCGAGCGGGTTCACCTGGTATAACTCTTCGAGGAGCTTCACCGTGCCGGGGCGGGATTCGGCGACGCCGAGATCGAGGCGATGGCAGCCGGGGCAGTAGGACCAGTTGAGCGACCCGTGAATCTTCAGGAGCGGCGCACCGTGGGTGGCTGCGCGGTAAGGCCCGGTGGCGATGTCGCAGCCGTAGGCGGCAAGCGCATTGTAGTGCCGGGCGAGGGCGTTGTCGGCGATGATGTCGTAGTTGAGCGAGATGACATTGGGCGGGTTGTCGCCGGCGGGGTCGAGGCGGGTGAAGAGATCTTCGTAGTAGTTGTGGCTGATGGAACGGAGCTCGAGTTCGAGCAGGGCGAAGATGACGTACTGCAGGGCGCGGCGGA encodes the following:
- a CDS encoding DUF2806 domain-containing protein — encoded protein: MPATATGIAIVDLLGLGAAGRAVVEGAARVLSRWVDSKLLVRDEKAKIDLEVYREIRMAEAKAITESIARSKPGTLAAAMQHRILDRELRKQINIEEAVLRAAQIADAEGTAGTSRPVPDDWFERYLGYVENVSDARVREMWSTILARQYSNNHAEISLLTLDALRFLEARHARAFEEATKFIHSFGSFVANHQLLDSVADIEAIDFLSTIGLLEKRYFNDRKILYFRDGWSLRWTPQSPVPMLDRGVLEYRLDYSGRELENLLLPERLDIGLADIHELLDQGVRQRTLSLWATGFSALSDRGHWPDALPTIGVAPGSIGKLRPKDIVDKTMFVTHVWDPEHEGWMRTSAAKRFKIPPEIAQAETGKNAPEKWVRGIDPGLNDKLKRLPDSAGA
- a CDS encoding SIR2 family protein, whose protein sequence is MSDTVVIFGAGATRACGGPLTNEILPHAFDPATRGAIEREGYTDLLHGFLTRLFHLPPAPTPDDYPSLPLLISLLDTAIDRRQPMGPTWPVNLLREVRRALQYVIFALLELELRSISHNYYEDLFTRLDPAGDNPPNVISLNYDIIADNALARHYNALAAYGCDIATGPYRAATHGAPLLKIHGSLNWSYCPGCHRLDLGVAESRPGTVKLLEELYQVNPLEPRYSCHGFPCSDCGADVEPLLITPTQHKDYRNPHIARVWFLAEEALRKANRAIFIGYSLPDDDLDVIYLLQRGLGHLAHSSPHDILVAEKTPRDSDVGRRYRTLFGPSITWCDTGFAGLLPML